GGACCGGTGCGTTCCTCCGGAGATTGGCCGTGCCTTCGGTCCCGCTGCTGCTTCTACTGGTGATGGGCCACACGGCGTCGCCCGCAGCCGAGGTGATGACCTACATTTATAATTCACCCGAATCTTCCCTCGACAAACGCTATCTCTATCACTGGGAAATTTTGCGGACCGCCCTCGAAAAAACCACGGCTAAATATGGCCCTTACCGAATGCAACCTTCCGAGTTGATGACCGAGAAGCGGCAGGCTTCCGAACTCATAAACGCCACGGGAAAACTGACGGTCATGTATTTGAGCACGCTTCCCGATTTTGAAAAAAATCTGGTGCCCATTCATATTCCAGTGGACAAAAACCTCGGCGGTTATTGCATATTCTTAATACGCAAAGAGGAACAGACCAATTTCACGCAAGTCAAAACCCTCGACGATTTGCGCAAATTCACCTTCGGCCTGGGGCTGGGCTGGATTGACGTGGATATTCTTCGCTCCAACTCGTTCAAGGTCGTGACCGGCTCGGATTACGACGGTCTATTTGAGATGCTCGAAAATAAACGCTTCGATATTTTTTTGCGGGCGTCGGTAGAGATCATTGACGAATACGAAGAACGCAAAGACCGGATGCCGGATTTGAAAATCGAGGACAACCTCTTGTTCTATTATCCGCTGCCGATGTATTTCTGGTTTTCCAAAACGCCGGAAGGCCGGCGGCTGGCGGCGCGCGCCGAAGAGGGCATGTGGATGATGATCAATGATGGCACCTACGACCGTATCTTCGATAAATATCAGCGCCATAAAATCGAGCGGCTTAAATTGAAGGAACGCAAAATTTTCAAAATCACCAATCCTTTCCTCGGCCCGGAAACGCCTTTCTCGGACCGGCGATTGTGGTTCGACCCGCAGACTTACAAATGAACACAGCATCGAAAACCCGGCCGCTCAGTCCCTGGCAAAACGTCTCCGTGGCCTTCGTCGTCAGCATAGCGATGGTTTTAATCACCACGCTGTTGCTCGGCACTTTCGGCATCCTCAATTATGTTTCCGAACGCACGCGGCTGGAGGCGGAATTGCAGAGCGATATTTCTCTCGACGGCGACCAGTTCTCAGCCGCGCTGGCTTTGCCCATCTGGAATTTCGACCGTGCGCAAATTGACAAGGTTATTGAAAGCATGATGCGAGACCAGGTCATTTCCGGCGTCATGATCCGTCTCAACGATGCCAATAAAACTGTTTTTGCGCGCGCGCGCGATAAGAACGGGCGACCTGTCACATTGAGCGGGCCATTCCCGGCGCAAGGGCTGGTGACGGACCAGCGCGACATTGATTTTAACGGGACGACGCTGGGAAATATGAAACTTTTCGGCACGCCCCGGTTTATGAATGCCGTGCTCAACCGCACCTTGCGCTCGACGTTTTTAAATATCTTCATCCTCGATGTCGTGCTGACGGTCAGCCTGTATCTGCTTTTGTGGCACCGCGTGCTCAAGCCGTTGCGGGAAATCGAAGGTTACGCCAAGGTCGTCAGTTCGGGCACTCGCTCGACGCAGGAATTCCGCTCCGGCAGATACGAAGGTGAACTCGAAAGTTTGCGCGCCTCAATCGAAAAAATGATTGCCTTGCTCGATGCGCGTTACGACGCCTTGCGGAAACATGAGGCAATGCTTTTGGAAGTGCTCAACTCCGTGCCGCAGTACATTTTTTGGAAAGATCTCAATAGCGTTTACCTGGGATGCAACAAAGTTTTTGCGGAAGCCGCGGGCTTGCCCAGTCCGCAACAAGTCATCGGCAAGACGGACTTTGATCTCCCCTGGACACCCGAGGAGGCGGAGACATGCCGCCGCCATGATCGCGAAGTGGTCACTCTGGGAAGTCCGCGCCAGCACATCATCGAACGGGCGCATTTGCCGAGCGGCGCCCGCGTGCTGCTGGACACTTCCAAAATCCTGCTCCGCGACGGGGAAGGCCAGCCTTATGGAATCCTGGGAGTGTATAATGACATCACCGAGCAAAAACGCGCGGATCTGGCGCTTGCCCGGCAAATAGCTTTTGATGAAATCATCCAGCGGCGGCTGGCGCGCTTTGCCAACAGTGTCGGTTCTGAATTGGATGATCATATTCAGGATACTTTGCGGGAGATGGCGCAATTCATCGGCGCGGACATGGCTTTCGTCCTTCAATTCGCGCCGGACTGTCTAACTTTTAGTTCCACCCATGTTTGGTATGCCCCGGGCATTCCGAGCCGCGGAGGCAGGTTTCAAAAAGTTCCAATGGATCGGAATCCCTGGGCCGTGAAAACGCTGATCGCCGAAGAAGTCATCAACGTCAGTCGCCTGGATGAACTGCCGCCGGAGGCCGCCAATGGTCGCGCCGTGTGGGAGGCGGAGGGATTCAAGTCCGTCCTTCAGGTTCCCTTGAGCGGACGAGGCGGGAGAGTCAATGGCAGCGTCGGCCTCGTCACCACAACGCGGGAGATCACCTGGGTGCAGACCGATATTCAGCGATTAAAAATCGTCAGCAACGCGATTGCCAATGCCCTTGAACGCAGCGAGGCCGAGGCCGCGCTTCGCCGAAGTGAAGTCCGCTATCGCACCTTGTTCGAGGCGGCGCAGGACGCCATTTTGATCAGCAACGGGGAATGCATCGTTGACTGCAATCCCTGTGCTTTGGAGATGTTTGGATGCACGCGTCTTGAACTCATCGGGGAAAGTCCGCTCCGGTTTTCTCCCGCTCGCCAGCCCGACGGGCACGAATCCGTCATCAAAGGGCGCGAAAAAATCCTCGCGGCACTCGCCGGAGAACCGCAGCATTTCGAGTGGCGGCATTGCCGGCGCGACGACACGCCGTTCGAAGCGGAAGTGAGCCTGAACCGCATTGACCTTGACCACCAATCGTTCATGCTCGGCATCGTGCGTAACATCACCGAGCGCAAGCGGGCGGAGGCCGCCATCCGGGAATCGGAGGCAAAATTCTCCACGGCGTTTCGCGCCAGCCCGGATCCAATGAGCATCGTCGAATTGGAAACTTCGCGCATCGTAGATACCAACGAAGTTTTTGAGCGCGCTTTTGGCTGGCGGCGGGAACAGGTGATCGGAGTTTCGACCGTTGACCTTGGTCTTTGGGCAGACCCGGAAGATCGCAACCATTTTCTCGTTAAGCTTAACCAGTGCGGCTCGGTGAAGGATTTTCCCACAATCGTGAAAACGCGTGAAGGGCGTATTTATGATTGTCTCGTCTCGGCGGAAGTGGCGGAGATCAACGGGCGAAAAAGCATGATCGTCGTTTCGCAGGACATCACCAAGCGCAAGCAGGCCGAGCAGCGGTTGGAAAAATCCCGCCTCCAGCTTCGCGCGCTTTCGGCCCGCCTCCAATCGCTTCGTGAAGAAGAACGCACGCATCTCGCGCGCGAAATCCATGATCATCTCGGCCAGTTGCTCACCGCGCTCAAGCTCGACCTTCGCTCAATCGAACGCAAACTCCCGGCGTTGGGCGATGCCACGCTGATCGCCGGTTTGAATGGCAAGCTTGCCTCCGCGCGCGAACTCACCGATGAGACCATCAAATCCATCCAGCAAATCGCCTCGGAATTGCGTCCGGCAATTCTGGATCGCCTTGGACTGGAAGCGGCGATTGAATCAGAGACGCAAGCCTTTCAATCGCGCACGGGCGTTCAATGCGAATCGCAGTTGCCCGGCGAATCCATCGCCACCGCGCCGGAATTGGCGACGGCCGTCTTTCGAATTTTTCAGGAAATACTCACGAACATCGCGCGGCACGCCCACGCCACGCATGTGCAGGTAAACCTTCACCGCGAAAATGGCAGCCTGGTCCTGAAAGTGGAGGACGACGGTGTGGGGATGCAAAATAGCGATCTCGATAATCCAAAGTCACTCGGCTTGCTGGGAATGCAGGAGCGCGCGGAAATTCTCGGCGGCCAAATGTCGTATGGGTCGGCCAACGGCAAAGGCACGCTGGTGACGATGCGCATTCCCCTGAACGGAAAGGCTGGTCATCAATCATGACACGAATACTTTTGGCCGACGATCATACGATGGTGAGGAAAGGGCTGAGAGAAACGCTCGACGAAGAACTTGGCCGGGTGACTTTTGGCGAGGCCAGCAACAGCAAGGAAGTTCTCGACCTCGTTTGGAAAAATAAATGGGACCTCGTCATCCTCGACATCAACATGGAAGGGCGCAGCGGACTGGAAGTGCTCGGGGAAATTCACACCGCATCGCCGAAACTTCCCGTGCTGGTTCTCAGCATGTATCCCGTGGCGGAATTCGCCGTGCGAGCTTTGAAACAGGGCGCGGCCGGTTACCTCAGCAAACAGAGCGCGCCCGAAGACCTGGTCACCGCTGTCAAAACCGTGCTCGCCGGACGCCGCTACATCAGCGCGCAACTGGCCGACCGGCTGGCGGCGGAGTTGGTGCGTTCATCCGATACGCCCTTGCACGAAACACTTTCCACGCGCGAAACTCAAGTCTTGCTCATGATTGCCCGCGGAAAATCACTCAAGGAAATCGCCGCCGACTTGTCCATCAGCGCCAAAACCGTCGGGACATACCACATCCGCGTGCTAAAAAAAATGAACCTCAAAAACGACATCGAACTCACGCGTTATGCCTTGCTGAACAAGCTCGTGGAATAGAACTACTTGATAATCAAAAGTTATAATTTGTAAATAAAATTGACTATCAATATTATTTACAGTATCATTCAGGCATGAATGAAGCAAAACCTTGGTATGAAGAAATTGTATTGCCCGCGTTGCTCCGGCACGCCCGCGCAGTTTATGGAATAGCCATGCGCGCCGCACTGGCCGAAGCCGGATTCGATGACATTCCCAAAAACGGTCTCTATGTGATCGGTGGCTTGGCGCTCGGCGCGGGCGACGTGCCTCTGGGCCAGCTTGTCGAGGAACTGGCCGTGTCCAAACAGGCAGCGGGTCAGCTTGTGGACACACTCGTCTTGCGCGGCTACCTCGAACGCGCTGTGGACACCGAAGACCGCCGCAAACTCACCGTCACCCTCACCGAGCGCGGCAAGGCCGCGGCCGCGACGCAGACAGTGGCGCGAGAAAAAATTGATGCTGAATTACTCGCGCGCATGGGCGGCGAAGCGATTCACCTTACCCGCCAAACTCTCGCCGTCCTAATCAACCTGGGACAGGAACAAAGGAAGAACCAACCGCCGCACTCTCATTAAGCGCAGAGTAAAAGTGCAGTGCCGTATCGGTGAATTTACGATTTATGAATTACGCGCAAAAAGATTTTTCAGCCGCGTAAATCGTAAATCGTAAACCCAAAATTACTAAATGGGTTTGCGTGGCCAAAAAAACTTCGCCACTTCCGCGTGCGCCAGCACCACGTCGGGATCGCGCTGCAAGGCATCGAAATAATGGTGCGAAAAACCTTCGCCTTCCTCCGATGTGACCAGAAGCGTGCCTGCCTGTTTGATCAAAGATTCCGCATCGGCATCCGTCCCCGGTTTCTTGGTTTCGAGCGCTTCGTCCATCGCGACGATCAGTTGCGAGATCGGCTGCAGCCACGCAAACCAAGGATCGCTCGTGAGCAATTTCAAAAAATGATTCGGCGACGTAATGGCGCCCACGGTTTTTTCATAGCTCACGCGTTCGGAATCCACGAGGGCTTTGTGCAAATCCAAAAGCGCATGGCGGCAATCCTGTAATCGTTGGCGAATATCGTTTCTCACTCGGCGAGCAACGTCGTCTCTCAAGGCAGTTAAGTCAATGCGCGGCATCAATTCTCCGTGCGAATTTTCGATGCCGATGTTATATGCCGCTTACGTTGAAAATTTCGGACTCACTCGCCCTCGTTTGGTTTGCTATGTTCAATACACTGGCATTCGTTTCCTTTGGCCTTGACAAGTGGCGGTCAACACAGACCGGGCGTCGCGTCCCCGAATCATTTCTCATTTTGCCGGCAGCCTTGGGCGGTTGGCCGGGCGGCTTGATCGGCATGAAAGTGTTTCGGCACAAAACTGCCAAATGGAGTTTCAGACTGAAGTATATGCTCGCGCTGGTTCCGTTCGCTCTCGAAGTTTACGCGTTCATTTGCTGGCGATGACGCTTGAGTTTGCCTTCGCAAAAAGTTGTTTACCGCCCCCGGCCAATATTGCTACGTTATTCGGCCACGCGAGCATTGCTAACAATCGAGCGGGAACTTTGAAACTATGACAACTACTGAAACCTATTTGGCCGACAAAGCGGAATCTCTCCTCCGCTTCAACAACCCTAAAATCAGCAAGGAACGCCTGCATCTGCCCGGTCCCGATGTCGTGGATCGTTTCTTCGCCCCGAGCAATCGCAACAACCGCGTCATGGGCAATCTCCAGCGCATGTTCGGCCACGGCCGCCTGGCGAACACCGGTTACCTCTCCATCCTCCCGGTGGACCAGGGCATCGAACATTCCGCCGGCGCGAGCTTCGCGAAAAACCCCGATTATTTCGATCCCGAAAACATCGTCAAACTTGCCATTGAAGGCGGCTGCAATGCCGTCGCTTCGACCTTCGGCGTGCTTGGCGCTGTTTCCCGCAAATACGCGCACAAGATTCCCTTTCTCGTCAAAATCAATCACAACGAACTGCTCACCTATCCGAACAAGTTCGATCAAATTATGTTCGGCACCATCAAGGATGCCGCGGACATGGGCGCAGCCGCCGTCGGCGCCACCATTTATTTCGGCTCGGACAACGCCACGCGCCAGATCGTCGAAGTCGCCCAGGCCTTTGCGATGGCCCACGAACTCGGCATGGGCACGGTTCTCTGGTGTTACCTCCGCAATAATGCCTTTAAGCAGGACAAAGATTATCACGTCTCCGCCGACCTTACCGGCCAGGCCAACCACCTCGGCTGCACCATCCAGGCCGACATCATCAAACAGAAATTGCCCGAGAACAACGGCGGCTTCAAGGCGCTCAACAGCGGCAATTCCAGTTACGGCAAACTCGACGAGCGCATCTATACCGAGCTTACCAGCGATCATCCGATTGACCTTTGCCGCTATCAGGTCGCAAATTGTTATATGGGCCGCGCCGGTCTCATCAACAGCGGCGGCGAATCCAAAGGCGCGGCGGATGTCGCCAACGCCGTGGCCACCGCCGTCATCAACAAGCGCGCGGGCGGCATGGGCCTCATCTCCGGCCGGAAGGCGTTTCAACGCCCGCTCAAGGAAGGCGCCGCGCTGCTCAATGCCGTGCAGGACGTTTATCTCGATAAATCCGTGACTGTCGCTTAACGCGCGTGGACGAGCCGCTTGCATCGGGCGCAAGTCCCGCGTCACCCAAGCCTGCGGTGGATCTTTGCAACCGCAAGCACACGCTTAATGTCTCGCGTGGGCTTGTCGGTCGCAGTCTGATCGCGTTGCAAAACGGAATCGAAAGCGGCGTCGCCAAAGTTTCGGTCAATGGCGACCCGCCGATCTACGACAGCAAAACCTTCCCGTGGGCCGCTGAAGTCGAGGCCGGTTGGAAATCTGTCCGCGCCGAATTGGATCAGGTCATGAAATATCGTGACCAGATTCCGAGCTTCCACGAGATCATGAAGGAAGTCACCACCATCACCACCGACGCGAATTGGAAAACCTATTTCCTCGCCGGCATCGGAATGGACTGTGCGGAAAACGCGCGGCGTTGTCCTGAGACAATGAAAGTGCTCGCGAAAATTCCGGGCATGAAGACCGCGTTCTTCTCCATCCTCTCGCCGCGCAAACACATTCCGGCGCATCGCGGCGCTTACAATGGCATCCTGCGCCTGCACCTCGGCCTGCTTGTGCCCGAGCCGCGCGAGCAATGCCGCATCCGCATCGGCAACGATTACCGCAGTTGGACCGAAGGCAAAACCCTCATATTCGACGACACTTTCAACCACGAAGTCTGGAATGATACCGACGGCTACCGCGTCGTCCTCTTCGTGGATTTCGCGCGCCCACTAAAATTCCCCTTCCACCAGATGAACGAAGCCCTGCTGAACGTCGGAACCCTCGCCCCCTTCCTCCGTGAAGCCGGCGCGAAACAAAAAAAGTGGGAAAAAGGTTTTTACAAGAAAAAGTGACATTCCCCAGCGCAGAAGCCCGCGCATCGGCGCTACCACGGGCGATTCTGATCGGGACGTTTTTTGCGATTGCTTGGAGCGCCGAGTTTTGGACCTGTGACGGGCGCTGCTTCGGTGGAAACCGGGCGAGCTTTTATCGCCGCCAATTCTTCGCCGATTACTTTCAATAATTCCTCCCGTCCCTTCCCGGTGGTTGCGGAAGAGGTGAATATCGTCGGCAGTTGCTCGAACCATGTCGAAATGCGTTTGGTGAATGACGCGATATTCGTTTCTGCCTCCTTGGCCGATACCTTGTCCAACTTTGTGAACACGAGGACAAATGGGAGAGACTTGTCCGTGAGCCATTGCACAAAGTCCACATCAATTTGTTGCGCTGGCAATCCAGAATCAATGAGCGCGAACACACAGAAAAGATTTGGCCGATGCTCCAGGTAATCGTTCACCGCGCGGTTGAACTGGGATTTATCGGCGCGGGCAACTTGGGCATAACCGTAGCCGGGCAGATCCACCAGCCGCCAGGTGCGGTTCACCGTGAACATATTGATCATTTTGGTGTGCCCCGGAGTGGGCGAAACCTTCGCCAGGCCGGGCTTATCCAAAAGCATGTTCAGCAGCGATGATTTGCCGACATTCGAGCGCCCGATGAAGGCGAATTCCGGCAAAGACTCATCGGGGCACGAATCCAGATCGGGAGAACTGCAATCAAAAATGGCGGATGAAATATTCACAAATGAAATTGACCGCTCATCCTCGCATCAAATCTGCCGCGCTGAAACATCTATTTCCTACTGCTGCCCAAAACTCACTGACTCCAGAATCTTTTGCAACGCGGCTTGCTGGTCGTCATCGCCGCTGCTGATGATGAAACTGAGCGCGTAACCTTTCATGATCGTGCTGTAATATTTTTGCTTGATCACAATTTTGCGAATGTGCATCTCAACGTCCATCACGTCAAAATCCACGCCGCCCACTTTTCGCACATAGGTTTCCCCGTTGTTTGGAAACTCCGCCTGGATCGCGCCGGATTCGAGCAGCGTTTTCAACTGAAACTGGTAATCCTTTCCGCGCTTGATTCCCGGAAGATGACTCACGTCCGTCGCCACGCTGGCGATGGAAGGATTGAACGTCACCGGCGAACCTTGCGGATACTCGAAGACGGAGAACAAATTTCCCGAGCTGTGCTTGCCAGCCTTGACGGTTGCCTCCAGGTTTTTGT
This genomic window from Verrucomicrobiia bacterium contains:
- a CDS encoding DUF1294 domain-containing protein, with amino-acid sequence MFNTLAFVSFGLDKWRSTQTGRRVPESFLILPAALGGWPGGLIGMKVFRHKTAKWSFRLKYMLALVPFALEVYAFICWR
- a CDS encoding PAS domain S-box protein; the protein is MNTASKTRPLSPWQNVSVAFVVSIAMVLITTLLLGTFGILNYVSERTRLEAELQSDISLDGDQFSAALALPIWNFDRAQIDKVIESMMRDQVISGVMIRLNDANKTVFARARDKNGRPVTLSGPFPAQGLVTDQRDIDFNGTTLGNMKLFGTPRFMNAVLNRTLRSTFLNIFILDVVLTVSLYLLLWHRVLKPLREIEGYAKVVSSGTRSTQEFRSGRYEGELESLRASIEKMIALLDARYDALRKHEAMLLEVLNSVPQYIFWKDLNSVYLGCNKVFAEAAGLPSPQQVIGKTDFDLPWTPEEAETCRRHDREVVTLGSPRQHIIERAHLPSGARVLLDTSKILLRDGEGQPYGILGVYNDITEQKRADLALARQIAFDEIIQRRLARFANSVGSELDDHIQDTLREMAQFIGADMAFVLQFAPDCLTFSSTHVWYAPGIPSRGGRFQKVPMDRNPWAVKTLIAEEVINVSRLDELPPEAANGRAVWEAEGFKSVLQVPLSGRGGRVNGSVGLVTTTREITWVQTDIQRLKIVSNAIANALERSEAEAALRRSEVRYRTLFEAAQDAILISNGECIVDCNPCALEMFGCTRLELIGESPLRFSPARQPDGHESVIKGREKILAALAGEPQHFEWRHCRRDDTPFEAEVSLNRIDLDHQSFMLGIVRNITERKRAEAAIRESEAKFSTAFRASPDPMSIVELETSRIVDTNEVFERAFGWRREQVIGVSTVDLGLWADPEDRNHFLVKLNQCGSVKDFPTIVKTREGRIYDCLVSAEVAEINGRKSMIVVSQDITKRKQAEQRLEKSRLQLRALSARLQSLREEERTHLAREIHDHLGQLLTALKLDLRSIERKLPALGDATLIAGLNGKLASARELTDETIKSIQQIASELRPAILDRLGLEAAIESETQAFQSRTGVQCESQLPGESIATAPELATAVFRIFQEILTNIARHAHATHVQVNLHRENGSLVLKVEDDGVGMQNSDLDNPKSLGLLGMQERAEILGGQMSYGSANGKGTLVTMRIPLNGKAGHQS
- a CDS encoding class I fructose-bisphosphate aldolase — encoded protein: MTTTETYLADKAESLLRFNNPKISKERLHLPGPDVVDRFFAPSNRNNRVMGNLQRMFGHGRLANTGYLSILPVDQGIEHSAGASFAKNPDYFDPENIVKLAIEGGCNAVASTFGVLGAVSRKYAHKIPFLVKINHNELLTYPNKFDQIMFGTIKDAADMGAAAVGATIYFGSDNATRQIVEVAQAFAMAHELGMGTVLWCYLRNNAFKQDKDYHVSADLTGQANHLGCTIQADIIKQKLPENNGGFKALNSGNSSYGKLDERIYTELTSDHPIDLCRYQVANCYMGRAGLINSGGESKGAADVANAVATAVINKRAGGMGLISGRKAFQRPLKEGAALLNAVQDVYLDKSVTVA
- a CDS encoding MarR family transcriptional regulator; translated protein: MNEAKPWYEEIVLPALLRHARAVYGIAMRAALAEAGFDDIPKNGLYVIGGLALGAGDVPLGQLVEELAVSKQAAGQLVDTLVLRGYLERAVDTEDRRKLTVTLTERGKAAAATQTVAREKIDAELLARMGGEAIHLTRQTLAVLINLGQEQRKNQPPHSH
- a CDS encoding response regulator transcription factor encodes the protein MTRILLADDHTMVRKGLRETLDEELGRVTFGEASNSKEVLDLVWKNKWDLVILDINMEGRSGLEVLGEIHTASPKLPVLVLSMYPVAEFAVRALKQGAAGYLSKQSAPEDLVTAVKTVLAGRRYISAQLADRLAAELVRSSDTPLHETLSTRETQVLLMIARGKSLKEIAADLSISAKTVGTYHIRVLKKMNLKNDIELTRYALLNKLVE
- a CDS encoding aspartyl/asparaginyl beta-hydroxylase domain-containing protein, with protein sequence MDEPLASGASPASPKPAVDLCNRKHTLNVSRGLVGRSLIALQNGIESGVAKVSVNGDPPIYDSKTFPWAAEVEAGWKSVRAELDQVMKYRDQIPSFHEIMKEVTTITTDANWKTYFLAGIGMDCAENARRCPETMKVLAKIPGMKTAFFSILSPRKHIPAHRGAYNGILRLHLGLLVPEPREQCRIRIGNDYRSWTEGKTLIFDDTFNHEVWNDTDGYRVVLFVDFARPLKFPFHQMNEALLNVGTLAPFLREAGAKQKKWEKGFYKKK
- the yihA gene encoding ribosome biogenesis GTP-binding protein YihA/YsxC, with amino-acid sequence MNISSAIFDCSSPDLDSCPDESLPEFAFIGRSNVGKSSLLNMLLDKPGLAKVSPTPGHTKMINMFTVNRTWRLVDLPGYGYAQVARADKSQFNRAVNDYLEHRPNLFCVFALIDSGLPAQQIDVDFVQWLTDKSLPFVLVFTKLDKVSAKEAETNIASFTKRISTWFEQLPTIFTSSATTGKGREELLKVIGEELAAIKARPVSTEAAPVTGPKLGAPSNRKKRPDQNRPW